In Oryza brachyantha chromosome 1, ObraRS2, whole genome shotgun sequence, the following are encoded in one genomic region:
- the LOC102707544 gene encoding uncharacterized protein LOC102707544 — MEKGDQTLANRPAAAVDGEKAMVTGGAVGGDFTATANGHPIKSYADVAAEKTIPNGNGSVAEDEVAVTAAENPVKSYAAVVAEKTEHTGSVAEDEVIVNGAENPAKSYAAVVAEKTEHTGSVAEDEVIVNGDENPTKSYAPVAAKKTVPDGSVAGDEITVIASDSDCVNPTKSYADVAANAEIWDLRTATRAVEERLAAADREYKGFSSKTDSLNGSVSQARGNLVKLESEVASSDAKVAALREELKELEELFKAEKDKRKADTLNSEQLDGKVNSLRQVRPWLQEEIDALRKKAAEAAAGPAVEEESVVPPSTGERVAVKAGAVAVGAAVAAAAVLICLRLKR, encoded by the coding sequence ATGGAGAAGGGCGACCAAACCCTCGCCaaccgccccgccgccgccgtcgacggcgagaaGGCCATGGTCACCGGAGGCGCAGTCGGGGGCGActtcaccgccaccgccaacgGTCATCCCATCAAGTCCTACGCCGACGTGGCAGCCGAGAAGACCATTCCCAACGGCAACGGCAGCGTCGCGGAGGATGaggtcgccgtcaccgccgccgagaaCCCCGTCAAGTCctacgccgccgtcgtcgccgagaaGACCGAACACACCGGCAGCGTCGCAGAGGACGAGGTCATCGTCAACGGCGCCGAGAACCCCGCCAAGTCctacgccgccgtcgtcgccgagaaGACAGAACACACCGGCAGCGTCGCAGAGGACGAGGTCATCGTCAACGGCGACGAGAACCCCACCAAATCCTACGCCCCAGTTGCCGCCAAGAAGACCGTGCCCGACGGCAGCGTTGCAGGGGATGAGATCAccgtcatcgcctccgacTCCGACTGCGTGAACCCCACCAAGTCCTACGCTGACGTCGCCGCCAACGCTGAGATCTGGGACCTCCGCACCGCCACCCGCGCAGTGGAGGAGAGgctcgccgctgccgaccgTGAGTACAAGGGGTTCTCCTCGAAGACCGACAGCTTGAACGGGAGCGTCTCTCAGGCTAGGGGAAACTTGGTCAAGCTCGAGTCCGAGGTCGCTTCTTCCGACGCGAAGGTGGCCGCGCTGCGGGAGGAGCTCAAGGAACTGGAGGAACTCTTCAAAGCAGAGAAGGATAAAAGAAAGGCGGACACGCTCAACTCCGAGCAGCTCGACGGCAAGGTGAACTCCTTGCGCCAGGTGAGGCCCTGGCTCCAGGAGGAGATCGATGCCCTGAGGAAGAAGGCCGCTGAAGCCGCCGCTGGCCCtgccgtggaggaggagagcgtggTTCCTCCGTCGACTGGGGAACGGGTCGCGGTGAAGGCTGGAGCCGTGGCCGTCGGGGCCGCCGTTGCAGCCGCTGCCGTGCTGATCTGCCTCCGTCTCAAGAGGTAA